GCTCGCCTTCCGGGACGTGCTTCATCGCCACCGAGTTCATGCAGTAGCGCAGGCCCGTGGGCGGCGGGCCGTCCGGGAAGACGTGGCCCAAGTGGCCGTCACAGCGGGCACAGCGGACCTCCGTGCGGACCATGCCGTACGAGCGGTCCTGGATCTCCCGCACGGAGTCCGGGCTCAGCGTCTGGGTGAAGGACGGCCACCCCGTGCCGGACTCGAACTTGGTCCCCGACTTGAACAGCGGGTTGTTGCAGCCGGCGCACACGTAGGTGCCCGGCGCCTTGGTGCCCAGGAAGCACCCCGAGCCGGGCCGCTCGGTGCCGTGCCTGCGCAGGACGTCGTACTCCTCTGGCGTGAGCCGCTGGCGCCATTGCGCGTCCGTGAGGGTGAGCTTGTCGACCATGTCCTCTGGCTCCTTCTTCGCGACTTTTCCGTCCGGGGGCTCCCCGGGAACCCTTCAGATGCGCATCCTGCCCGGGCGTCGCGCCTGGAGGCCAACCCGGAATGACGCCGCCCGTCCGCCCGGCGCCCCTTCCTCCGGGCCTGGGCGGGTCCCGAGCATCCCAGGCTCGCCGACGCCAGGGTAGGGCGGAGGTCCACCCATCAGCGGAGGCGTCATGCGAGTCGAGGAGCTGATGACCAAGAACCTGGAGACCATCGAGGCGGACGAGAGCCTGCGCGTCGCGGCCCTGAGGATGCGCACCTGCAACATCGGCGCGCTGCCCGTCACGGAGAACGGCCGGCTGGTGGGAATGCTCACGGATCGCGACATCACCGTGCGCTCCACCGCCCTCGGCCAACATCCGGACCACACGCGCGTGCGTGAGTGCATGACGTTCGTGCTCATCACCTGCTCGCCGGACGCGACGCTGGAGGAGGCCGAGCAGTTGATGGAGCAGAAGATGGTGCGCCGGCTGGTCGTGGTGGAGGGTGGGCGGGTGCCGCTGGGCATCCTCAGCCTGGACGACCTGGCCACCGTCCCGACGGAGGTCCTGCGCGCGGGCGCGGTGCTGGAGCACCTGGGGCACGCCTAGCGCGTGTGGGACTCTCGGGCGGCGGGGGGAGCCCCTCGGGAATCAGGGCTCCCCCTCCTCCTCACCTCAGGCGTCTGCGGATGGACGACAGGCGGCCACCAGCTCCGCCAGCGCGTCGTCCCAGGGCGCGTCGTGCTGGGCGCCGTCGCGCTGGCGCAGGCGGACCTTCCCCGCCTGGACCTCGCGCTCGCCCACCACCACCACGAAGGGGATGGCGGCCTGGTGCGCGTCGAGCACCTTGCGCGACAGCGACTCGCCTCGCCCGTCCACGTGGACGTGGCAGCCCGCCCGCCGCAGGCTCGCGGCGAAGCGCGCCGCGTAGTCCAGGGCCGCTTCTCCCACCGGCGCCACCACCACCTGCTCCGGGGACAGCCACGCCGGGAGCGCGCCGCCATGGTGCTCCAGCAGCACGCCGATGAAGCGCTCCAGGCTGCCCAGGAGCGCGCGGTGAAGCATCACCGGGCGGACCTTCGCGCCGGACGCGTCCACGTAGCGCAGGTCGAAGCGCTCGGGCAGCACCAGGTCGAGCTGAATCGTCCCGCACTGCCACTCGCGCCCCAGGCGGTCCTTCAGGACGAACTCCAGCTTGGGCCCGTAGAAGGCGCCCTCGCCCGGCTGCATCCTGCACTCCAGCCCCGCCTGCCTCGCGGCGTCCAGCAGCCACGCTTCGGCCTTGTCCCAGACCTCGTCGCCGCCGA
This sequence is a window from Myxococcus stipitatus. Protein-coding genes within it:
- the msrB gene encoding peptide-methionine (R)-S-oxide reductase MsrB, with product MVDKLTLTDAQWRQRLTPEEYDVLRRHGTERPGSGCFLGTKAPGTYVCAGCNNPLFKSGTKFESGTGWPSFTQTLSPDSVREIQDRSYGMVRTEVRCARCDGHLGHVFPDGPPPTGLRYCMNSVAMKHVPEGEPIQLVQA
- a CDS encoding CBS domain-containing protein codes for the protein MRVEELMTKNLETIEADESLRVAALRMRTCNIGALPVTENGRLVGMLTDRDITVRSTALGQHPDHTRVRECMTFVLITCSPDATLEEAEQLMEQKMVRRLVVVEGGRVPLGILSLDDLATVPTEVLRAGAVLEHLGHA
- the thrS gene encoding threonine--tRNA ligase; the protein is MLDEHDHRALGQRLDLFHLQEEAPGMVFWHPRGLMLYRMLEEHVRQRMRREGYQEVRTPQIYAQPLWERSGHWDNFRENMFLVEDGARHLAVKPVSCPGHIELVQRMAPSYRDLPLRLGEFGLVHRSEPGGALHGLFRLRQFTQDDGHIFCAEHQVVDEVVRFARSLREFYADFGFADVQVAFSGRPAARVGGDEVWDKAEAWLLDAARQAGLECRMQPGEGAFYGPKLEFVLKDRLGREWQCGTIQLDLVLPERFDLRYVDASGAKVRPVMLHRALLGSLERFIGVLLEHHGGALPAWLSPEQVVVAPVGEAALDYAARFAASLRRAGCHVHVDGRGESLSRKVLDAHQAAIPFVVVVGEREVQAGKVRLRQRDGAQHDAPWDDALAELVAACRPSADA